GGCTAGATTAGATTCCGTtacaccaaagtgcttcacagtgaagtgcaaaaatgcagagagtaagtaaaaagaaacacacatttagttaaaaagataaaatgaaacaaataaaacaaaaggagagataTCAAAAGGTAACCATGGGACACTGTAAACAGGTGCTTAAAAGAAGGGGAACCCTAATTAAAAGCAAGTGCAAAGAGATAGGTTTTTAACAGGGATTTAGAACTGTGCACGGACTGGGCCGCACGGATGTGGAAGGGGAGGCAGTTCCAGAGACTAGGGGCTGCAACTGCAAATACTCTATCCCCCTTAGTTTTTAACCTGGTCCTGGgcacttcccacacacacacaacacacactcgtcCTCAAAACTGGCAACAATGAAACACGCAACTTAATCTGCTCCAGCATGAAAAAAAGGCACATGGACAGACTACTGCGAAAACACGGTAACCCTACGTTTTAAATACTTAGCAATATacagaacaaataaataaataaataaataatgctaGTCCTTTGAAGTCACAAAAGTCCCATACTCTACGTTAAGTGTTTCAAGCATACAGCACAATGTGTCCTGACAAACGGAGTTACTGGTTGGTTGACCAACTAATACTTGACATAATATTGCTACAAAATTGCAGACCAAAACAAGAGTGACACGTGACACATGGAACGGCTTATGTCTAGCTCGGTCTACCCACTGTAAAATGCAACCAGACTGTCCAACAATGTAGCACTggcaaaatgtatttcaaaagcTGATCATAACGACATAGACTGTTGTGATGTTTGGTTAAAAGAGACACAAACCTCTGGAATGTCATGAGTTTCGCTAGATTTCTCAAGGAATCCGAGGCGAGGAAAAGTTGTCTCTAGCCGACATGGTAGCCGCTCATGCGACAGCAAAATATCGTCCAAAGAAAAGAAGTTCTCCTCCATCCCGACTCCCGGAGGCACGGGTAAGTACGATTGCGTGTCCATTGTTTAATCTGACGTTGTACAGTTTTCACCAACGGCTAATGTCAGTATCTGCTTCTGAAGTGAAAATATAAACTGCGAATTTAGCCGAAACTCGCGGGCTGCTGCTTGTCAACCATTTGAGCGCGCGAGTTCAAATCCCAGGCATTACAAGTCGATAGCCGAGCTAGCGAGTATGTGGTCCGTCAGTTTGATCAATCAATAACAGATCACTCTGCCAGTTTGGGTCTGGCAGTCCACTAATCTGTTAAATCTATTTCATATCCATCATTGTGTTTTAACTAATCATCGCAATAGACAAATATGACAAAGAGCCCATGATATTCTTGAAGAATAGTTTTTAATCAACTTTATTACTTTGCATTTAGCCCATTTTTGTTTACTTCCCAAAGACCCTAAAGAAATGTGTCCCCTCCCCTTACACCTAAAAAAAAGGTTTACGATTCAGATCAATTGAATGAATAAACACATTGCCAGCTGCATTCAGCTGTCCTCCTAAATTCACTTCCAACCATTCTCTCAATCAGATGATCTTATACTGTAGCCTAGCAACTCTTTATCCAGACAGTTGACTTAATTAGTGAATATTATGTGCACAAAGCATCTTGTAATAACCCAGTGCGGAAAGCAGGACATTCACaaacaaatattcattttctaaGAGGCATTTTCAAACAAAATGGTTTAAGCAAAATTACCCGTTTCTCTTAAAGTGCACTTATAGAGTAACTTAAATAGGTAGCCTCCCTTTTATAAACCCAATTTAGGCCCAATTTAAGATCTCAAAACACTTCTGAGTTTTTCTTCTCAATCTATTCTAATTCTCAGGTGAGATCCCCACATTCACTGATTTAGTTCTTGTGATACAAATAGAAAGACATCTTGaagatgcccccagagtgtagtacTGTAGCTGCCTGACTTCTCTAGCTGTTGTAGTACCGTTTTTTTATACCGATATACTAGGTGACCTcgagagtccccccccccccccccccccctcacgttTTAAGCCCTAAGGTGCATCACACATACGTAGCAGGAAAGCCCTCGAGCAGGCTGAAATACAGGGGTCAGAACAGTTACATTACCTGAAGGCATCATAGACAGTGTCAATGTCACTCACATCTCGGTACCAAAATGCATGCTACAGCCCCTTTCAACTGCAGAAACAATGCGTTCCTAAGGCGTTTCTGGTGGCACAGAAATCaacattgagctaatggtaacagggacaaaaaaaaacccttcagaggtctattttgCTGCCAGCCATGTGTTTATGATTGTATCCTGCGCCCTCTTGAGTGATTAATCTAGGTTGGTGATTGGCTGCGGAGAGTATGCTGTGCTGTGAAGGAGTGCCTTTACAGAGCCTGGGTACAGCCTGGGTacagcctgggggggggggggggggggggggtgtggcaGCTGTCTCCAGCCCTTAGTTGCTGTATCCTGTGTCACGATATAGTATTCATTTTGCTTGGTTGTTGATCAGCTACGAAGGGAAGTCCCCAACCAGTAGCTCAAGGAATTTAATATCTTTCACGTGTAGAAACTAAAAAGCTGCAAGAATAGGTTTAAGCAAGAGTAAAGGGGAAAGCAGAGAAGGTACAATGGTGTTTGTCTCCTGTTTCTGAATGGCTCCAGGCTCTCTATATGGGGAGCCTTCTTTTTTCACAATAATATATATGGCTATGGCTAGCCTATACTTTCTCATTAtatggtttgtttttttgttttttggtgtCTGTGGAAAAATTATCCTGCAACATTTATATGGTAGATATAAAGACCTACCCATTTCAGTGCCCCACAGTTCCTCATAAAAATGCAGCTTAATCACAATGGTCTGAATAATTGATCTAGCATGTCTATCccatgtggtgtggtggtggacaTGTCACATTTCTGTTTCTCATTCATTCAACACTGCAATTCGTAGTGCGAACTTCCATTACACCAGTAGGTGGAGCCCATGACCCATCGCATTAATATGACGCACTTCAGGAACCCAAATGTAAGCCAAAGAAGCCCAGGGCAGAAAGCTCAAGCTCCTGTCCATCCCTGCGCACACGTGTGCGCATATGTCATGTGTGTTATCTTTGAATGAATTTAATATTATGTTATGGCCTACACTGAGTTGACGTGTGGAATATCATGTTTTTGtcatctgtagcctactgtaggctacagtatacaaCCCAGCATTTTAATTATAGTTAATTACAAGGATCCAAGAGGATCAGAGCAATACTGTCAGAGAAGGATGCCTGTTTCGTACGCCATAGCCTTTCGCCTGAATAGCATTCTAAACTATTGTATAGATTTGGTGTCTATTATTTGAGCGATCTATTGTAGGCAAACTCAATGGACACCGGTGGTCTAAAATTTAGGCTGCGTGCGCGCCAGCTGCTGGTTAAACTCTGCAGCGTTACTAGGTCACGTCTTCCTCGCGCTCCGTCGTCGTATGGCGAGGCAAAACAAAGCCTCGACTCGCCACACTTAGTAAAGATGAATCAGAATATTATGTGACAGGCCACATCACCGATTTATCCTTCATTTCACACTACTGTTCCGTAGTTAACCCGCGTGCGCACTAAACGCCTCCATTGTCTCATTGTGGCAGCACGCACAACTAGGGAGCGAGCGCGCGGTTATGAGCGTGCAGGGGAGCGGCATGCGCTGACCCGAATCTCCGGGCGCACGAAAGCGACAGACGCGGACAGACGGCAGTTGACACACAGACTGCCTGACAGACATCAACAGATGATATGGCGGAGCATATCAGCGCCGTTTAACGTTGCCAACATCGCCCCACTCCTGACGGAGGACGCTGCGGATCGCGGCTGTGGGAACAGTGCCGCCGCGCAGTGTTTCTATCCACCTGCCGTGATTTGGTGCAGGTTGCCTGTCATCCGCTGTGGGGAAAGGACGTGTTACGCTTGATTAAGGAGAAGTTGTGTTCTGGGATTTGACATCTTCTGTTAATTTCGCCGTAACTCTCTTTTTGGATAAAGTGTATCGACAAATTCTGTCGCTCATGTTCCGGCCAGGAGAAAGGGCTGTTGCGTCTCACAGACACAGCTGGCGTAGTCAGACTTGACagcccttgtttttttttgagcGGTTGTTTTGTCGTCGGCAGAGGGCCTGACAGACACCGCAGACTATTGTTTTTTTAAGGGCGAGTTCTGCTCCAGCTTTCGGTTAACAGCGGCGCCCCGTTTTAGCGAACCCCCACCCATTCTCACGGGTACCTTGGATGGGGGGCAAGCAGAGCACGGCGGGGCGTCCCCGGGCAGCTTTCCCCGGTGTCTCCACAGATGACAGCGCAGTACCACCCTCGGCCCACTTCGGCCACTACCGACCAGGCGGCCCAATGGGGCTGCGGAGCCGGTCAGTGAGCTCCGTGGCGGGGATGGGCATAGATCACAGTGCTGCGGTACCTTTCGGCTTCTATAACCCGAGAGGAACAGACTCAGACAGGGCCGGCGGCGGGTCTGGCTCGGATGCAGCCCCAGGTAATGGATTTCAGGAGACAGGAAGGGGACATCATACGGACGGTATGCTTTATCTGGGATCCAGAGGATCGTTGGCAGACACCTTGCCCTTGCACATCGCACCCCGGTGGTTTAGCGCCCACAGCGGTGAGTTTCAACCCGGATCTCCGTACATGGACTTGGCTGCCGACAGTACGTATGGCATGTGTGCACAGGCAGAGACGCGCTCATGATTACATTGTTGCTTTCGTGCCATTCACAGAACTTCATCCGTTCGCTTGTGGGTGAAAgcaggcgtgcgtgtgtgcgagcgagcgttcagaatgtgtgtgtctgtgtatgtgtgtgtatgagagagagggacagctaAATCAGTACCACTCTatcatactctttctctctggagcCATGTTGTGAGAAATGACGCTGATAAGACAGGCTGCCAAATCTGGCTGAGACAATTAGCAGCTGATTAAGgtgagtggaggaggtgggggtgcatTACATCCGCTTACCTCCGACCACAGTGCGCTGGGCCCATGACGCGATGTGCTGCTCCCAGGGCACTCGTTAACAAACGCCAGATGAGttcagagagggggaaaaaaacaatatgtcgGGCATCATTACCAGGTCTTTGTTGACGATCTTCTCAGTATCACAGAATCGTGGTATTCATCATGTGAAATATTTCTTCAGACAAAAAGATTGCAGGCTTTTCTTTAGGCCCCCACTCTGCAGCTTATTTATGCCTATTTCCCCATTGTTAAATGTCAGGCAAGAGTTCTGTTAAAATCCTTTAGCAGGTTGATTGTGTTCTGGGAAGGCGATATTTAATTTGTCAGAGGCCATGTTGATAAAAGAACTACAATATAGGGATTTGTGACTTTGACATACGTGTCGTCTTTTGTGAGCTTGTGACTGAGATAGCACAGGATAGGCAAGGCTTACTTATACAATTGTGTGCCTCATAGTCAGTATCATGTGAATGATATGAGGATATGGATATATTATGAAGTAGGCCTGCACTGTGTTAGTGTTCCTCCAAGTGCTTCATCATCTACAGGTGGGCATGACACtactagaggtcaaaggtcagtctGACATTTTAATCGTAATGCTTATAAACATATTGAAAATAAGCTGAATATTTAATATGATAATAACCTTAATGGTATACTGATGACAGTGGAAATTGAATGACAGGTGAATACAAACTAGGAAAACTGCCATCCTGCAAGTTCTTTGCTGTTGTTTCTGACACTCCCTATGTTCTTTTCCACTGTGCATATTCTGTTTTTTAGACTGTTAGTCCCAGGGGCCGAGCTCTGTGGGGAGGCctgttgtgtgaaaagagacaGACCTGCTCAGGCGTCTGGTAACACTATTGTTGGAGGGGCAATTCTACTGGGTGATTCTACGCACACATTTATGTAATTTCAGTAGCTCTGATAGTACTGTTGTAAGGTGGAAAAGTACTTCAGCTCAGATTttcctacagtagcctacattgttgTTAATCAGATGTAgtaaaaaatacatatttacacTGAATTGCCCTGTTTATAATACTGTAAtatgatatgtactgtataatctCATTAGTAATACTGCTGTCAATTCAGTTAACAGTTCCTATTAGAGTGACCTGCCGTATTTGGCAgtacagagagtgtgtgctctAGGGTCCCTACAGTCATTTGGTGACTGTGTCTCTGCTCTGATGATCTATTACCTTTTCTTTGATGAGTGCTCTTGCCCCCCTCTGAATATGTTATTGTTTAAGGATTTGGCCTGGAGTCAATGGGAAAGGTCATGCATATGCTATTCTTAGAGTCGGTGGTTTTGTACAGATCTGTCAATTGTCAGTGACAGTGGGAAAAAAAGTGTAGTAATAAGCAGTGTCCAGTCCTTTATGTGCTTTGCTGGTTTTTAGTACTAAAGCCTAAAGCCAGTGAGTGCAACACATATGGGCAGCCTGGTCATGGTGTCAGGCCTTTATGTTATGTGGAAGTGAGGCCAACATGTGACAGAATGAGTGCTGCCATCCTTTCTGAGTTTACACAGTAGCGTGAATCTAGGGCCAGAGTCTGGCCAGTTTTTGGTGTATAGAGGTAGGAGATAGACATTGGAGATAGAGGAGAGTGCCAGACAGGTCCACCTACAGCCGATCCATGTAGCTTGTTGACTTATCATTAGTGCTCAGAAATAGGGATGGGTGATATGGACTTAAAACTGTCATgatatttcatgttttttttttttgttgtgataACGATATAAATTACGATATGAAAATAGTCCCTTTAACCACTGTTTTTAAGTCGAGTTAGTTTACAGATCCGTGCAAACAGTAAAAGTAAAGGTTGATCCTCCTGACCATCATCAGCAATTAACTCGTCTTCACCACCTGGTGTCAACTCTTCATTCGGTTCACGTTTTCTACATGGGACGTGCCCAGCTTGTAGCACATATAAACTAATGTGATCACCTATATCATTAATATGATATGACAAATTCTTATCTTGGGAAGGAATTCGACTGGTATTGCAATAGCAGTTTAGCCCATTCTCAGAATACTGGACAAGGCAaagcaagtttatttatatagcacatttcataaagGGATAATTTGATGTGCTTTTAAACAAATGAGGATCACAGTCAATAAGGTGAATGAATAAGTCTGCCATTCTCAAACATAAATATTGGATTATCCACTATCCAAACCACCCACATATAGAACACATGTCTTAATATTATTGCTCAACAAATGCTTCAGTTTATTGCATTCATACTTTAAATTAGAATCTATTGCTGCAACAGTAACAGTTTATGTAAGCCTACAATGTCCCTACGTATTACCGCCACATGGACAAATTCACTTGTCTCAATATCCAGGTGTTTTCCTGGAATCTGATTCATAGCACTCATTTGCCTATACTGGGCAAACCTGTACAAACTACTAGCACATCTATACCTGACTGTGTCACTTAAGCTCACAGTCATCGCAGCCAGGAAAGGTGCGGCAGAGGAAAGCTTGTCAGTCTGTTTTTCTAGTCAGCGGGTCGTCCAGAAACGGTGCAAGTGCTGACAACGGAGAACACACACGCTTTCATTTGAAATGTGACAAGGACAACATGGCTGCCGAGGGAGTTAGAAAACATGTCATATTTGAATCTGTCACCAGAGGTTAAGTGTGTGACAACTGAGCAGAACAGTCACATAGGCCTTTGTTAAGGTACTGGATGATAAGCCTCATCTGTACATTGGGTTTGGGAAGTTAATTTGCTATTAATTTGCCATCTCTCTATTGAGCCTTCTGTGCTGTTGTCCTCTCTGTGTTTTGGTTaaagttatggttatgggatttggcgtACACTTTTGTCCAaggcgacatacaaataaaaagaaTACAATAATTTAATTTAACAGTGAGCAATTTAAAAAGTTGATCAGACTACAGTACATTAGGgagaataacaataataaacaatgcCAATTCAAAcaataacctaatgaaaataaacaatgaaaataaaggaaaatagcaaataaacaataatgaccattcaatcaatcacataggctaataacaataacaatagcagggtaaggctacagtacattaaggagaatagcaattatAAATAACAATGGCAATTCAATCAACAGCttgatgaaaataaacaatactaTCTTATGCAAACCATAACCCATACATTTAAATGTGCGCTGCTAGCTGATCTTATCTCCTTAAGTCAGGCAAGCGCTGCAGTTTGATGGCCAAAACTGAGAGACTAAGGCCATTAGACTTCTCAACATAGACATGGCTAGTCTGATGAATACCTTGGACTCTATCccattttaattatttatttattgttattattgttattattatttaagtcacttaattattttatttaattatttattaacTTCTGCTTttaattgtatctgttttaCAGATTCTTTCTACTTTACACAGTCATGAAGCTAACCAGGCTTACATTTCACTGATTGTTATATGATGTTACTGTGTCTGTGATGAATAACTCTCTCTGAACtctctgaactctgaactctaAAGGAAAACTCATCATTTTCACATCTCTGTGTCTTGAAGTCACCGAGTACTGTgggcatgaaaaaaacaaaaaaacaattgatAATACCTAGCTCGAGTCCtagctgcagccaacagctagagcagccagacagctagtgctacactctggggacaTGATTTTAAAGATGCACCCAGAgtgcactgtagctgcctggctattGCAGCAACTCATGCTAGGTAGAACCATTTTTCTTCCGGGCTgacagtacttggtgacctcaagaaacagcaatctacagtatgtggaaaaCGACTGGAATTGTCTTTCAAGGTAGTGGATAATTTAAATCTCATCTGTACACTGGGTTTGTTAAGAAGTTCATTCATCACTATTTGCCACCTCTCTATTGAGCCTATACTGTGCTGTCGCCATCTTTATGTTTTTAATATGAGCTATAGCTGATCTCATCACCTGAAGATATAGGGCCGATGCTCATGAACAACAGTATTCTCCTATCTCAGGAGCAGACGTGAGaagccagcacaaacacaccgccTTTATCAGTCCGCAAGTTTTCATCAGGTGAAGAATGCTCCTCACCGTTTGTCACTACACCTCTAACGCAATTTGCAGTGCTCACTGCCCACTAGGGATGCACAATATTATCCACCCCTTGGAGTGTCGGTTGTATCCAAGATCTATACGTGAGGTTAAACACCCCAACCCCAAaccaaccaaaccaaaccaacccAGCCCTCTCAGACTCTTCTCACCGAACTCCCTCATCAAGGTCACGCTGACAGACAGTTATGGCGTCCCTCCTGGTGTGTCTGGATGTCTGTTCGGCTCACCAAAAACGGTGCTCTGGGATTCTACCATGTAAAGCAGGACTCTGTTCAGTAATTGATCCCCGggaagtcacacacagacaaaatgcagccacacccacacacccacacacccacacacacacagcttcctgAGCTTTTTCTCGGCATGAGAATGAAGTAAAGGCTATTTCAATCAGGTGTTAATCCAGCAtgtcaccctgtgtgtgtgtgtgtgtgtgtgtgtgtgtgtgtgtgtgtgtgtgtgtgtgtgtgtgtgtgtgtgtgtgtgtgtgtgtgtgtgtgtgtgtgtgtgtacgtgcagcgtgtgtgtgtgtgtgtgtgtgcgtgcgcacgctcACACATTTTTTTAGGAAGCATGCTAGTCTGTCCCCTAAGTGAAACTGCTTTGCAGTCAGGACTGAGGTTTGATCTGCCCTTCCCAAATCTGGCTTGACCCTCTTTCATCTCCTCACTGGTCCTGCATACCAGTGTTCAttctgtttcttttattttttttacttcagaCACCTTCAATCTCTGATGGTGGTTTTATAGGGGCCTGCTTATAAGTGTTCACCACTGCAATACAACAGGTATGCACCGTCAACTGGCCTGTGTGTATGCAGACATTTGTACCCACATGTAAAATACACACTGcagaataacacttgggagcactttgacttggcgcagtaatatcatcactcttgcactttcagtttcactttggagtgaggctattactgcgccgagtctaagtgctcccaagtgttattccgccacacaatatagttatccctcttacctgctagaaatgcaccacgttttattttgtctcaccacaCTTGGTCCTGTGACTCCTCGTATTTCAACTCGTCtgaattaagggaataacatagtttaatatgaaaaaactgtgaagtgttcctttaagtgttTGACTTTACACTCTAATCTTATTTCTAGATTTAGTTATCTTAATTAAAGAAATCATGTCAAGAGAAATTATCTGTCAATTATCTTTCTGCATGgacagataatttcacttgttttgagtatattttacctcagatttagtgtttttatcttgtttttagacacccctTTTTGCAGTGTAGTGTCCTGTCTTGACACAGAAGCTGTAGATGATGAAGGATGAAGAAGTAGTCAAAGTAATTAATCATAAGGAAATTCTGAAGACCATAGAAGATTATGTGTAATATACAGATAACACCTAAAGTCTTTAGCATCAATATGAGAAAACCAAGGAAatattgtatatactgtatgacagaAATTATGTGAAGGACAGAAATGCAAAAATGGCGAGGTAAGACAACTTGTGTTAACATTTGTCATGGCGATTGAGGGAGTTATCACATGAATATCAGAATTAATATCATATTGAGTTTCAGGACTGATTGAGTCAGTAAAGGCCAACGCCCACTTTTATGTAATGAATATACAGATAAAACAATATTCTCAACTTTGCCGTCGACACACTTGAGACGCCCCCCAGTGGGCTTCGCTCCATTAAGAGTAACAGAGTTCTAAACTTTGCCATCATTTGACGCGCGTCAGATGCTGCCAGTGGGCGTTGGCCTTTAGCCAGCCACTGACCCATCCATATGGAGCTACCTGACAGTCAAGCTCaggtcctgctcctcctctgccgTGTCTAATCACTTGCACTGGGAGTTTGTGCTGTCGTATGTGGCTCATTATACATGTCGGAACAGCATCTGTGCTGAATCTGTGTCAAACATGAAAGACGGCGAGTGAAGCAAGCCATGCACTCAGCAAACCAACACAATGTTCCTGAGACATTCAAGGATatattgaattgacattgaaaTATTGAAAATCACAGTGTATggcaacatttttttctgtgtaaTTCCTTTAAGAAATTGAAGCTGTTCTTTGGAAAGTTGGATGTGCACTCATGTAATAAGTTTATTGTATTTCAGACTTTATGGAGATCAGATTTTACCCAGTTTGGATTTGATCAGGCATtgtatagtcacacacacacacacacacacacacaaatgcacacacattaatttTCTAACAATGCCAAAtcaaacaataaacacacaaaaccatacaTTAGTTCAGTTTTTTA
This sequence is a window from Sardina pilchardus chromosome 10, fSarPil1.1, whole genome shotgun sequence. Protein-coding genes within it:
- the znrf1 gene encoding E3 ubiquitin-protein ligase znrf1 gives rise to the protein MGGKQSTAGRPRAAFPGVSTDDSAVPPSAHFGHYRPGGPMGLRSRSVSSVAGMGIDHSAAVPFGFYNPRGTDSDRAGGGSGSDAAPGNGFQETGRGHHTDGMLYLGSRGSLADTLPLHIAPRWFSAHSGFKCPICSKSVASNEMEVHFLMCLSKPRLSYNDDVLARDSGECVICLEELQQGDTIARLPCLCIYHKSCIDSWFEINRSCPEHPSD